The following nucleotide sequence is from Cicer arietinum cultivar CDC Frontier isolate Library 1 chromosome 2, Cicar.CDCFrontier_v2.0, whole genome shotgun sequence.
atctaaagtCTGAACTAATATCTTTgctttaaattgaaaattaaggCTAATAACTTTGTCACTAGTAGTTTGTTTGAAGAGCTTAATCTTTAAACGACACATAAAGGAACAGAGTGTACCTAAGGGTTTGATAAACTCGCAAAGTACGATGGCATACATTTTTCTCtcccataaatttttttaaaaaagaaaagaaatggaCGCAATATAAATTATGCTGATGAAGTTTGTTGAGAAATGCCAAAATTgtgacagttttttttttctttctaaaaatgaaaaagaaaaaagaaaagtacaCACTTTGTCCAGTGATAGCACAGTAGGTTATGTGCTAAGTTATTTCCCTTCCTCTATAACCAAATTGGAAagtattaaagaaaatattttatcatcaaTTTTGAACTTCAAACTCTATTTGATTGCTAGCTTACTAAAAGTTCTTCAATTTTGATTGCAAGATTATTTTAACTTAGCTTTTCTAGTAATTTTGTGCCAAACAAGCACATTCATTATAACTGGAATGGTTTAACAGTGACACCAAACTTAGCAACAAATCAGTTCTTTCTCCCAAAAGTGACACAAAGCAATTTGAATAGacaaatagaaaacaaaatgagaaaaagAGGGTCTCttgttcattatttttttgcAGTTGTTATGCTTATGTGCATGTTCAGCAGCATTGTTCATGGACAACAATACACTGAGGAAACTGATTCAAATGTCACTGCTAATGTGAGAAATGGCTCACTTGTATCAGCATTGTATGTATTAGGGGATTCCTCTGTGGATTGTGGAGACAATACTCTGTTCTACCCTCTGCTTCATGGTCGTCTCTCTCTGTATTCATGTAACGGCTCGGATTCCACTCTTCTTCCTCAATTAATTGGTactcttctttctcttttcttttcttgatGGTTTACTCTAGGCATTTGTGAATGTGAATTTGGGAAATCCCAAATGAAATCCCATACAAGAGAATACTTACTTAGTGAGTTAGTATCAAGATTTTAAATTGCAGTCGTGTTGTGATCCTTGATATTGCAGAAAATTGCAATCAAATATGACTGATGCGGCCGTGAAGCATTGCAATAATAACCTGTCCTATGATGATGGATGAAAAAATTATTCCATTCTTTTATATTCTGTAAAATGTGATGTGAGCTTGAGATATCATTCTTATACAGATAATAACATTAGAAAAATAATGTTAAATGTTAAAGCTTATACAGATAATAACATTAGAAAAagaatgttaaattttaaagcttacacaaataataacattaaatgttGTGATGGAATCATGGTTTGTAGCTGAGAAGATTGGATTGACATCAATCCGACCATTTTATAGTCAAAATGGATCTCTGGATGAGGTTCTTGGTGGTCTCAACTTTGGTTCAACACAAGCTACAATCATGAACCAGGGAAGCTTCAGCCACCAATCTCTCAACCAACAACTTCGCCAAGTCTCCGAGAGCATGCAGCTGCTGCAACTGCAGCTAAACGAAAAAACCGCTCTCGAATTTACAAAATCTTCAATCTTTTTCCTCTCCTTTGGCAAAGAAGATTACATTGATCTATTCCTGCACAACTCTTCCAGCCAAATGTTAAACCACAGTGCACGTTATTTCGCGACCATTTTGGTCAATCAGATGACAAATGCCTTAAGGTATCTTTATGATGCAAATGCAAGGAAAATAATTTGCTTAGGAGTTCTGCCTTTGGGATGCACACCGCGAATAGCATGGGAGTCGAATCAGACATCGGATGGTGATTATAATGTAAATGGTTGTGTAGACCATGTCAATGAGTGGGTCTTGGAATACAATAGATTGCTGGATGAACATATAGTCCAGCTTAATGCAGAATTTCCTGATGCTCATATGGTGTTTTGTGATGTATACAGTGGAATGCTGGAGATTATAAACAAACCAGGGTTTTATGGTATGTTTTCCCCACTTTATAACTTCATGTTGAAGATATAGCACAAGTTTTGATTGACAGTGAGTTCGGCAGATTCACACTGTGCCAATATAATTTTGGCAAAATCTACACTATAGAgcttcaacaaaatcacagtgTCACTGTGATTTCGTTAAACTCAACGTGATTCCCAACATAACCAGTATTTAGGCTTAGGCAAGTCTGACTTCAAATTTCAATCATGCACTTTACTGTATTGTATGAAACTAACAAATACTCATGTGAAGAAATTTTATGAAGTGTTGTTTTGAAATACAGGTTTTGAAGACACAAAGAGTGCATGTTGTGGACTTGGTGTTAATGGTGCAACGATAGGGTGTATCTCTACAGACATGGCCTGCAATCAAGCTTCAAGTCATGTTTGGTGGGACTTGTTCAATCCAACACATGCAGTGAACTCTATCCTAGCTGAAGCAGCATGGTCTAACCAACCTATACCAGATCTTTGTCGTCCTTTCACCATCCATGAATTAGTCAACACCAAAACCTAGCATTTAACTTCTACAAGATTCATTCATAAACCTGAGTTTCAAAACATATTAAGTTACAGAATACAGCCATAACGTAACACCTTGATTGTAgcataaaagaaataaaagtgCTACTGCTTGGTTTCCTTTCCTTTGGAAACCAtttctatattatatattatatattgtacaGCATAGAAactgtatttattattataaaaatgggTTTTGGTGCTGACATGATTTGTCTTTGTCCTCTAAAATTGATTCAAACAATGCATTATAACTTTATTAAAGACAATGTAGAATAGTACTATAGTATTGCTTTCTCAAAAGCCTAAATCACAATTATTGATTCAAAACCCTAACATCCCCAAAACTTGTTCTTCATCAATCTCCATGGCAGCGAAAATTCATCAAACCTATTTACCTTCATTCTCCGTTCCAACTTCAAAACCCAAACGACACTCTCGGTTGCTTACTATTTCAGCTTCCAACACCAATCGTCCGTCCATCGCCGGCCGCAAACTCCGAGCAGCAGTAATCGGCGGAGGACCCGCCGGATCCTCCGCCGCGGAAGCCTTAGCAAGTGGCGGCGTGGAAACCTTTCTATTTGAGCGAAACCCGCCGTCGACACCGAAGCCATGCGGCGGCGCAATCCCTCTCTGCATGCTGGAAGAGTTCAACATTCCTCACCACCTAATCGACCGCCACGTCACTCAAATGCGCATCTTCTCACCTTCAAACATCGCCGTCGACTTCGGTAAAACCCTAAAACCCAACGAATTCATCGCCATGCTCCGCCGCGAGATCCTCGACTCTTTTCTCCGATCCCGCGCTCAATCCGCCGGAGCCACACTCGTCTCCGGCCTAGTCACCTCCCTCGACCTACCAACCACACAAACCTCACCTTACACTATCAACTACACAACCAAATCCTCCTCTCGAAACTCCCTCGCCGTCGACGTCGTTATCGGCGCCGACGGCGCCAACAGCCGAGTCGCGAAATCAATCGACGCCGGCGATTACACATGCGCGATCGCATTTCAAGAGAGAATCAAATTATCGGACGAGAAAATGGCGTACTACGAAAATCTCGCCGAGATGTACATAGGCGACGACGTGTCGCCAGATTTCTACGCGTGGGTTTTTCCCAAATGCGATCACGTGGCTGTAGGCACTGGTACGGTACGTTCGAAACACGATATTAAACTGTACCAACGTGCGATCANNNNNNNNNNNNNNNNNNNNNNNNNNNNNNNNNNNNNNNNNNNNNNNNNNNNNNNNNNNNNNNNNNNNNNNNNNNNNNNNNNNNNNNNNNNNNNNNNNNNNNNNNNNNNNNNNNNNNNNNNNNNNNNNNNNNNNNNNNNNNNNNNNNNNNNNNNNNNNNNNNNNNNNNNNNNNNNNNNNNNNNNNNNNNNNNNNNNNNNNNNNNNNNNNNNNNNNNNNNNNNNNNNNNNNNNNNNNNNNNNNNNNNNNNNNNNNNNNNNNNNNNNNNNNNNNNNNNNNNNNNNNNNNNNNNNNNNNNNNNNNNNNNNNNNNNNNNNNNNNNNNNNNNNNNNNNNNNNNNNNNNNNNNNNNNNNNNNNNNNNNNNNNNNNNNNNNNNNNNNNNNNNNNNNNNNNNNNNNNNNNNNNNNNNNNNNNNNNNNNNNNNNNNNNNNNNNNNNNNNNNNNNNNNNNNNNNNNNNNNNNNNNNNNNNNNNNNNNNNNNNNNNNNNNNNNNNNNNNNNNNNNNNNNNNNNNNNNNNNNNNNNNNNNNNNNNNNNNNNNNNNNNNNNNNNNNNNNNNNNNNNNNNNNNNNNNNNNNNNNNNNNNNNNNNNNNNNNNNNNNNNNNNNNNNNNNNNNNNNNNNNNNNNNNNNNNNNNNNNNNNNNNNNNNNNNNNNNNNNNNNNNNNNNNNNNNNNNNNNNNNNNNNNNNNNNNNNNNNNNNNNNNNNNNNNNNNNNNNNNNNNNNNNNNNNNNNNNNNNNNNNNNNNNNNNNNNNNNNNNNNNNNNNNNNNNNNNNNNNNNNNNNNNNNNNNNNNNNNNNNNNNNNNNNNNNNNNNNNNNNNNNNNNNNNNNNNNNNNNNNNNNNNNNNNNNNNNNNNNNNNNNNNNNNNNNNNNNNNNNNNNNNNNNNNNNNNNNNNNNNNNNNNNNNNNNNNNNNNNNNNNNNNNNNNNNNNNNNNNNNNNNNNNNNNNNNNNNNNNNNNNNNNNNNNNNNNNNNNNNNNNNNNNNNNNNNNNNNNNNNNNNNNNNNNNNNNNNNNNNNNNNNNNNNNNNNNNNNNNNNNNNNNNNNNNNNNNNNNNNNNNNNNNNNNNNNNNNNNNNNNNNNNNNNNNNNNNNNNNNNNNNNNNNNNNNNNNNNNNNNNNNNNNNNNNNNNNNNNNNNNNNNNNNNNNNNNNNNNNNNNNNNNNNNNNNNNNNNNNNNAGTGGAGGCTCACCCAATTCCGGAGCATCCACGACCCGTTCGGGTCAGAGGACGCGTGGCACTCGTAGGAGACGCTGCAGGTTACTAAACATATTAGTTAGTTATTAGttgtataattaaataattaatataactaattatactaactattaattaactattttatttaatttgtataactaattaatattgtttaatataGGTTATGTTACGAAGTGTTCGGGTGAGGGAATTTATTTTGCGGCAAAATCGGGTCGAATGTGTGGAAACGCCGTCGTAAAAGCTTCTGAAGGTGGTGAGAGGATGATCAACGAGTGTGATCTTAGGAGGGAGTATCTTAAAGAATGGGATGCGAAGTATGTTAATACTTTTAGGTTTTTGGATTTGTTGCAGAGGGTTTTTTACGGTAGTAACGCGTCTAGGGAAGCTTTGGTGGAGCTGTGTGGGAATGAGTATGTGCAACGCATGACGTTTGATAGTTATTTGTATAAGAAATTAGCGCGTGGGAGCGCGTGTGATGATGCTAAGCTTTTCATGAATACTATTGGGAGTTTAGTTAGGTGTAATGATGTAGGAACACATATGAAGGGTTTGATATTGTAATGTAGAGGTTGGTTTGgaatttttctattttcaaacattgtttttgctttatttgaaaaattattattcacaTTAATGGCTCTTTATTATCTTTGGCCCCACATCACAtggttgaatttgtttctttgttttggCCATGCTCTCCTTCCACTttgcaagaaaaataaaaaagctaTTCTCTTTGTCTATCTTATGTGTTCAAGatttaatgatatatttataaatattagatgcTTGAGTTTAGAATttaaagttgttaaataaagcTTAGTAAATCTAACATGTTTCCATCAAATATGAAATCAATATTGCAGTTTAATTTATCTAGGTAGTAAATATTAGCACTATTTAAGTTTTAGAACTTTTCTTGAGATCCAATTTACTTAAGttattatttcataaaagaataaaataaaagtgacaGTACATTATTCAATATTTTACATAATGACATAATTTAGGTGCTAAATGGAACGATTATTAAATTGACATAAACTAAAAACAACTCATTTGTGCATCCAAATCAAACATCGAAGACTCTGTCCTTTAATCAATAAATCAAAAGCTTTGTTGATGTCTTTAAACTCCACCTCATGTGTGACAAAATCATCCAAATTCAGTTCCTGTTAATAATTGgagaaaaattatcaaaaaggaAGCTACAAAAACTTGTTACTACTAATTTAACAATATGTAATCAAAAGAGGGGCAGAGAgcataaacttaaaaaataaataaaaatgcataGTACCTTGTCTATGTAACGTTTAAGAAGAATGGGTACATCAGTCTTAGGTTTGAGTCCTCCAAATAAGGACCCCATGAGAGTCTTGCCTTGAAAAAGAACATCACTACTATTAAAACTCAACTTAGATCCTGGCTTGTCAACTCCCACCACAATTGTTTTTCCccaaccctaaacccaaaacacCAATTTTACAATCCATGCTTTCAAACAAGTATTAAAATTAGTTAGTATAACGAAAAGGACTTGGATTGTACACTTTACAATCTTTGTAATTGCAAGCTATTATACGATTTCAGTCATCAAAATAAGATTAGACGATTAAGatttaaatgtttaaatttttctttaaaaaaaaaaatcaaaatcaaatttcaaatatagatCACTCGATTTTTTATCAGA
It contains:
- the LOC101509891 gene encoding GDSL esterase/lipase At1g71250-like, yielding MRKRGSLVHYFFAVVMLMCMFSSIVHGQQYTEETDSNVTANVRNGSLVSALYVLGDSSVDCGDNTLFYPLLHGRLSLYSCNGSDSTLLPQLIAEKIGLTSIRPFYSQNGSLDEVLGGLNFGSTQATIMNQGSFSHQSLNQQLRQVSESMQLLQLQLNEKTALEFTKSSIFFLSFGKEDYIDLFLHNSSSQMLNHSARYFATILVNQMTNALRYLYDANARKIICLGVLPLGCTPRIAWESNQTSDGDYNVNGCVDHVNEWVLEYNRLLDEHIVQLNAEFPDAHMVFCDVYSGMLEIINKPGFYGFEDTKSACCGLGVNGATIGCISTDMACNQASSHVWWDLFNPTHAVNSILAEAAWSNQPIPDLCRPFTIHELVNTKT
- the LOC101494746 gene encoding geranylgeranyl diphosphate reductase, chloroplastic-like; this encodes MAAKIHQTYLPSFSVPTSKPKRHSRLLTISASNTNRPSIAGRKLRAAVIGGGPAGSSAAEALASGGVETFLFERNPPSTPKPCGGAIPLCMLEEFNIPHHLIDRHVTQMRIFSPSNIAVDFGKTLKPNEFIAMLRREILDSFLRSRAQSAGATLVSGLVTSLDLPTTQTSPYTINYTTKSSSRNSLAVDVVIGADGANSRVAKSIDAGDYTCAIAFQERIKLSDEKMAYYENLAEMYIGDDVSPDFYAWVFPKCDHVAVGTGTVRSKHDIKLYQRAHPIPEHPRPVRVRGRVALVGDAAGYVTKCSGEGIYFAAKSGRMCGNAVVKASEGGERMINECDLRREYLKEWDAKYVNTFRFLDLLQRVFYGSNASREALVELCGNEYVQRMTFDSYLYKKLARGSACDDAKLFMNTIGSLVRCNDVGTHMKGLIL